Genomic DNA from Pelosinus sp. UFO1:
TGCACGAATTCAACATTCGTTTTCTTCGGGAAGATAGGATCTGTCTCAATTTTTGGTCCAATTACAGATAGATCAACTAAAGTAAGGTCATCAACAAATATTATACAATGAGGATTTCCCATAGATACGCACGTAATGTTGTATTCAACATCGCCAACTCGTAATATTTCGTTAATTACCTGTTCATCAGCGTTCCCGTCCATTGGTATCTCACTTCGCTTAAGGCGTGGTTCTCCCATATCAACTCTTACGGTATCAAGTATACCATTGGTAAAAATTAATTCTGGTTTAATAATACCGGCTTTCGTTTCTAAAGTAATTTTTTTCTTATCTGTTAGGCCGTGCTCAAACACATAACGAGCCATGCACCGCGTGACATTACCACACATTTCAGCCTCACTACCGTCTGAATTGAAAATTCTCATTTTAAAGTCAGCTATTTCCGACTTTAATAATATAACTAATCCATCTGCTCCTATTCCAAAAT
This window encodes:
- the dapF gene encoding diaminopimelate epimerase, which codes for MKFNFSKWHGLGNDFVIVNGLEESIENYEEMAIKVCDRHFGIGADGLVILLKSEIADFKMRIFNSDGSEAEMCGNVTRCMARYVFEHGLTDKKKITLETKAGIIKPELIFTNGILDTVRVDMGEPRLKRSEIPMDGNADEQVINEILRVGDVEYNITCVSMGNPHCIIFVDDLTLVDLSVIGPKIETDPIFPKKTNVEFVQVLNKQKLRMRVWERGAGVTMACGTGTCATLVAAVLNGKADRQATIELDGGTLFIEWGLDNHIYMSGPAVEVFRGKYL